The following coding sequences lie in one Bacteroides helcogenes P 36-108 genomic window:
- a CDS encoding MutS-related protein has protein sequence MVSNDKTSYHEYRTARQGEEALSPYTCRDLNMDEVFEALDETSSCIGRQYLYHALCTDGISEVARHENLIGTLSADTALRSKLVQAIQPLNHQDAYSIPGILAEDGHRYSRRYLLLLQSCRWLPLCCLAGIFLFPYSPVPFLLLLAAYIGNAYLHFKEKNKLMDYFFSVPQLHKLLKICDKLVKEPVFSEVGGVEMKRLPTSLAALQRKLGLFRYGIGMESETAMLVYLLTEALNIFFLLAALNTVYSFITIKDKKQDIEKVFRFVGLLDVLCSVSLLRERLPYWCRPASFPEGKLHAEGVYHPLIENCIPNDLTLADKSILITGSNMSGKTSFIRTIGINLLAAKALNTCFARCFETNCNMRLYSVIHTEDDLAEGKSYFFEEAERVKQALDKGVNGRCLLLFDELFKGTNGVERIAINASVFTELASRGNLIFASTHDLRLAELLKGDYELYHFCETVGNHNLSFDYRLKPGIVKEGNAIKVLGLCGYPAGIIKASAAIVSRLVSEEERKAFYK, from the coding sequence ATGGTTAGCAATGACAAGACGAGTTATCACGAATATAGAACAGCCCGACAAGGAGAGGAAGCACTCTCTCCTTATACCTGCCGGGATTTGAATATGGACGAGGTGTTTGAAGCGCTGGATGAAACATCCTCTTGCATAGGCCGCCAATACCTTTATCATGCGCTTTGCACCGATGGAATTTCCGAAGTGGCACGGCATGAGAACCTGATTGGAACCTTGTCTGCAGATACTGCTTTACGCAGCAAACTGGTACAGGCCATCCAACCGCTGAACCATCAGGATGCTTACTCCATACCCGGCATTCTGGCCGAAGACGGACACCGGTATTCACGCCGTTACTTGCTTTTGTTGCAAAGTTGCCGCTGGTTGCCGTTGTGCTGTCTTGCAGGCATATTCCTCTTTCCCTACTCCCCCGTCCCTTTCCTGCTATTGCTGGCAGCTTATATAGGGAACGCCTACCTGCACTTCAAGGAGAAAAACAAGCTGATGGATTACTTCTTTTCAGTTCCACAACTCCATAAGTTGTTGAAGATTTGTGACAAGTTGGTGAAAGAGCCCGTCTTTTCCGAGGTGGGAGGTGTGGAAATGAAACGTCTGCCGACGAGCCTCGCTGCATTGCAACGGAAATTGGGTCTGTTCCGCTATGGCATCGGAATGGAGAGTGAAACGGCCATGCTCGTATATCTGCTGACGGAAGCACTGAACATCTTCTTCCTGCTTGCCGCCCTCAATACGGTCTATTCCTTTATCACCATCAAAGACAAGAAACAGGACATCGAAAAAGTGTTCCGTTTTGTAGGGCTGCTCGATGTGCTCTGCTCCGTCTCCTTGCTCCGCGAGCGTTTGCCGTATTGGTGTCGTCCCGCTTCTTTCCCGGAGGGCAAACTGCATGCGGAAGGGGTCTATCACCCCCTGATTGAGAATTGCATCCCTAATGACCTTACTCTGGCTGATAAGTCCATCCTGATAACGGGTTCCAACATGTCGGGCAAAACGAGCTTCATCCGCACCATCGGCATCAATCTGCTGGCGGCAAAGGCGTTGAACACTTGCTTTGCCCGTTGCTTTGAGACAAACTGCAACATGCGCCTCTATTCCGTCATCCATACCGAAGACGACCTGGCCGAAGGTAAAAGTTATTTCTTTGAAGAAGCCGAACGTGTGAAACAAGCGCTGGACAAAGGCGTGAACGGACGTTGCCTGCTTCTTTTCGACGAGTTGTTTAAAGGTACAAATGGAGTGGAACGCATTGCCATCAACGCCTCGGTCTTCACCGAACTCGCTTCAAGGGGCAACCTGATATTCGCCTCCACCCACGACCTGCGCTTGGCAGAGCTGCTGAAGGGAGATTATGAACTTTACCATTTCTGCGAAACGGTGGGCAACCACAATCTGAGCTTTGATTACAGATTGAAGCCCGGCATAGTGAAAGAAGGAAATGCCATCAAAGTGCTGGGACTGTGCGGCTATCCGGCCGGAATCATTAAGGCATCGGCAGCCATTGTATCAAGACTCGTTTCGGAGGAAGAAAGAAAGGCGTTCTACAAGTAG